Proteins from a genomic interval of Quercus lobata isolate SW786 chromosome 11, ValleyOak3.0 Primary Assembly, whole genome shotgun sequence:
- the LOC115967518 gene encoding polyol transporter 5-like has translation MADRKAETNAISGQPQKAIMDFDPPKKPKRNIYALACALLASMTSVLLGYDIGVMSGAMIYIKDDLKISDVQVEILAGILNLYSLIGSCAAGRTSDWIGRRYTIVVSQAIFFAGAALMGFATNYAFLMVGRFVAGVGVGYALMIAPVYTAEVSPASSRGFLTSFPEVFINAGILLGYVSNYVFSKLPTHLGWRIMLGVGAVPSVILGIAVLWMPESPRWLVMQGRLGDAKTVLDKTSDSKEEAQIRLADIKEAAGIPENCTDDIVEVSKRSHGEDVWKELLLRPTPAVRHVLIAAVGIHFFQQCSGIDSVVLYSPRIFEKAGITSSSKKLLTTVAVGFVKTVFILVATFLLDKIGRRPLLLSSVAGMILSLTTLAFGLKVIDHSDHTVKWAVVLCITMVMAFVASFSIGMGPITWVYSSEIFPLKLRAQGTSLGVAVNRLTSGVISMSFISLYKGITIGGTFFLYAGFALVSWVFFYFMLPETQGRTLEDMERLFGNFKWNFPKKKNNNNKGPVNV, from the exons ATGGCTGACCGGAAAGCCGAAACTAATGCCATTTCCGGCCAACCCCAGAAGGCTATTATGGATTTTGATCCTCCAAAGAAACCCAAAAGAAACATATATGCTTTGGCTTGTGCTCTTTTGGCCTCCATGACTTCTGTCTTACTTGGCTATG ATATTGGTGTAATGAGTGGAGCTATGATTTACATCAAAGACGACCTCAAAATCTCAGACGTACAGGTTGAAATCCTCGCCGGAATCCTCAACCTTTACTCACTCATAGGTTCATGTGCCGCCGGTAGAACCTCCGACTGGATAGGCCGGAGATACACAATAGTGGTGTCCCAAGCCATCTTCTTTGCTGGGGCTGCTCTCATGGGATTTGCCACCAACTATGCTTTCCTCATGGTTGGTCGCTTTGTTGCTGGCGTCGGCGTCGGCTATGCACTCATGATTGCCCCTGTCTACACCGCTGAGGTCTCTCCGGCTTCCTCTCGTGGCTTCCTCACCTCCTTCCCTGAG GTCTTTATCAATGCTGGCATATTGTTGGGGTACGTGTCAAACTACGTATTCTCAAAGCTCCCAACACACTTGGGATGGCGTATCATGCTCGGAGTGGGTGCAGTCCCGTCTGTGATACTCGGCATCGCCGTTTTATGGATGCCCGAGTCACCTCGCTGGCTAGTCATGCAGGGTCGACTCGGTGACGCGAAGacagttttggacaaaacctcGGACTCAAAAGAAGAAGCCCAAATCAGATTAGCTGATATTAAGGAAGCTGCCGGAATTCCCGAGAATTGCACAGACGACATCGTTGAGGTCTCAAAACGCAGCCACGGTGAAGATGTCTGGAAAGAACTGCTCCTCCGTCCTACGCCGGCCGTTCGCCACGTTTTAATCGCAGCCGTTGGAATCCACTTCTTCCAACAATGTTCGGGGATTGACTCAGTGGTTTTGTACAGTCCTAGGATCTTTGAAAAAGCTGGAATCACTTCCTCAAGCAAAAAGCTACTCACTACTGTAGCCGTTGGATTTGTTAAAACGGTGTTTATTTTGGTTGCAACTTTTTTGCTTGATAAGATCGGACGGCGGCCGTTGCTTTTGAGCAGTGTGGCTGGGATGATACTCTCACTTACCACCTTGGCATTTGGGCTTAAGGTGATTGATCATTCTGATCATACAGTCAAGTGGGCTGTGGTGTTGTGCATAACCATGGTGATGGCTTTTGTGGCATCTTTTTCAATTGGGATGGGACCCATTACGTGGGTCTATAGCTCTGAGATTTTCCCGTTGAAGCTACGCGCTCAAGGGACGAGTTTGGGAGTGGCAGTGAATAGGCTGACAAGTGGGGTCATATCTATGAGTTTTATCTCGCTATATAAGGGGATTACTATTGGTGGGACCTTCTTTTTATATGCTGGATTTGCCTTGGTGTCATGGGTGTTCTTTTATTTCATGCTACCTGAGACACAGGGTAGGACCCTTGAAGATATGGAGCGGCTTTTTGGTAATTTCAAGTGGAAttttccaaagaaaaagaataataataataagggtccggttaatgtgtaa